The DNA region CTTCCTCTGTAGGCATAGTGCTCTCGCCTTTCGGGGAGACAGCCGTCTCGTCGTGCAGCTGAGCCCGGCTTTCCACACACAGGTGGGTTCGCGCATATTGCTACCATCTAGCCCCGACTCGCGGGCACCGGCAACACGGTGATTCAGCGGCCGCGATGAGCCGGGCGGGTGACAGCGGCGGGACCCACGGGCGGGCGCCACGTCGTACGGCACCGATGACGGCCTACGGTCGGGGCGCCGGGAGGGAACCGTCGGAACGAGGCCGTGGTGCACGAGCTAGCCATTACCCAGAGTGTGGTCGACACCGTCTGCGAACGCGCCGCCGGACGTCCGGTCCGGTCGGTCGCCGTACGCGTGGGTGTCCTCACCGCGGTGGTCGCCGACTCGATGCGCTTCTGCTTCGACCTGGTCACCGAGGGAACGGTGGCCGAGGGCGCGCTCCTGGAGATCGATCAGCCACCGGGATCGGCACGGTGCCGCTCGTGCGACGCCGCGTTCCCCCTCACCGACCCGATCCTGCTGTGCCCCTGCGGCAGCGCGGACGTCCAGGTCACGTCGGGACGGGAACTACAGATCGTTTCGATGAAAGTGGGTTGACCTATGTGCGGTACCTGCGGTTGCGGTGACGAGAGCGCCGGCGAGGCCGGTACGAGGGTCACGGTGCTGGACGAGCGGGGCGCCCCCGTCCGGGACCACGTGCACACGCACGCACACGAGCCCGGTCGCGGCCACCCGGCCACCGAAGGCGGGACGATCACGCTCGAACAGAAGGTGCTCGCCAAGAACGAGCGCCTCGCGGAACGCAACCGGCGGTGGATGGCGGGCAGGGAAGTCGTGGCGGTGAACATGATGAGCTCGCCGGGCGCGGGGAAGACCACCCTGCTCGAACGCACCATCGGCGAACTCTCCCCGTCGCGTCCGCTCGCGGTCGTCGAAGGGGACCAGGAGACCAGGCTCGACGCGGAGCGCATCAGGCGCGCCGGATGCGCGGTGGCGCAGGTGAACACGGGCGCCGGCTGCCATCTCGACGCGCGGATGATGTACGACGCCCTCACCTCGCTCTCCCCGGCCCAGGGCTCGCTGCTGCTCGTCGAGAACGTGGGCAACCTGGTCTGCCCCGCCCTGTTCGACCTCGGGGAACACAGCAGGGTCGTGATCATCTCGGTCACGGAGGGCACGGACAAGCCGCTGAAGTACCCCTACATGTTCGAGACCGCCGACCTGATCCTCGTCAACAAGATCGACCTGCTGCCCTACGTCGACTTCGACGTGGACCGGTGCGTGGGGTACGCGCGAGCGGTCAACCCCGACGTGCGGGTCCTGCCCGTGTCCGCGACCACCGGTGAGGGCCTGGCCGACTGGTACGACTGGCTGGCGGGCCGGAAGTAGCGCTGAGGGCCCTGTGGGGGCTCAGCGGCGCGGCACCGGAATCACCTCCGTCGGTCGGGGGCCCGGGTCCGGACGCGGGAGCAGGCACACGCCGGACTCCTTCCCGGAGTGACCAAGTCCTCCTGGTGACAGCCGCCGAACCGCCCTGAGGCGGATCCGTGGTCCGCTCGCCGGAAGCAGGACCCGCCTC from Streptomyces sp. NBC_01754 includes:
- a CDS encoding hydrogenase maturation nickel metallochaperone HypA/HybF → MHELAITQSVVDTVCERAAGRPVRSVAVRVGVLTAVVADSMRFCFDLVTEGTVAEGALLEIDQPPGSARCRSCDAAFPLTDPILLCPCGSADVQVTSGRELQIVSMKVG
- the hypB gene encoding hydrogenase nickel incorporation protein HypB, coding for MCGTCGCGDESAGEAGTRVTVLDERGAPVRDHVHTHAHEPGRGHPATEGGTITLEQKVLAKNERLAERNRRWMAGREVVAVNMMSSPGAGKTTLLERTIGELSPSRPLAVVEGDQETRLDAERIRRAGCAVAQVNTGAGCHLDARMMYDALTSLSPAQGSLLLVENVGNLVCPALFDLGEHSRVVIISVTEGTDKPLKYPYMFETADLILVNKIDLLPYVDFDVDRCVGYARAVNPDVRVLPVSATTGEGLADWYDWLAGRK